A stretch of Fundicoccus culcitae DNA encodes these proteins:
- the hrcA gene encoding heat-inducible transcriptional repressor HrcA produces MLTPRQQQILTLIVQLYGELEEPIGSKTLLKESPLDVSSATVRNEMKILEDQGYLVKAHTSSGRIPSFEGYHLYVNHLISDKQPTNLLEQDSEAFNSLFRERLSDPIQLAQMAANILVELTGYAAVVLNRTGEKHYIKEFRLVYLNDYSVIATLLTDQGHVESQLFNLNYQIPKDAINQVSELINSELNELSLEAASQKLKLTIPMLTQRIVGYQLNFSSLIDKTSHTLQSQRYYVVGKNNLLDLVDQTSGPNLKELFNLLDGSPKMLQLLESRQDGVEVLFDQEILNNQLNRLSLVTGTYKANELSITVGLLGPTTMPFDRIIAIVEKMIDELSRI; encoded by the coding sequence ATGTTAACACCGAGACAACAACAGATACTTACTCTGATTGTTCAGCTCTACGGTGAACTAGAAGAACCAATTGGCTCAAAGACTTTACTAAAAGAAAGTCCACTTGATGTTAGTTCGGCGACCGTACGTAATGAGATGAAAATCCTTGAAGATCAGGGATATTTAGTCAAAGCGCACACGTCCAGTGGACGGATACCGTCGTTTGAAGGTTACCATTTATACGTCAATCATTTAATTTCGGATAAACAACCGACTAACTTATTGGAACAAGATAGTGAAGCATTTAATTCGCTGTTTCGCGAAAGACTTAGTGACCCCATTCAGCTTGCTCAGATGGCAGCAAACATTTTAGTGGAGTTAACCGGCTATGCCGCAGTTGTCTTAAACCGAACAGGTGAGAAGCACTATATTAAAGAGTTTCGACTCGTGTATTTAAATGATTATAGTGTAATTGCGACACTGCTTACTGATCAAGGTCATGTCGAGAGTCAGTTATTTAATTTGAATTATCAAATTCCAAAAGACGCCATCAATCAAGTTTCAGAATTAATCAATTCAGAATTAAATGAACTATCACTTGAAGCTGCTTCTCAGAAGTTAAAACTAACAATCCCGATGCTAACTCAAAGGATTGTAGGCTATCAATTAAATTTTTCAAGTTTAATTGATAAAACTAGCCACACATTACAAAGTCAACGCTATTATGTCGTTGGCAAAAATAATTTGCTGGATTTGGTCGATCAGACATCTGGCCCAAATCTAAAAGAGCTGTTCAATTTACTTGACGGATCGCCTAAAATGCTTCAATTATTAGAAAGTCGTCAAGATGGCGTGGAAGTCCTGTTTGACCAAGAAATCTTAAATAACCAACTAAATCGATTATCCTTAGTGACAGGTACATACAAAGCTAATGAGCTATCTATTACCGTTGGTTTGTTAGGTCCAACAACCATGCCGTTTGATCGGATTATTGCTATTGTTGAAAAGATGATCGACGAGCTATCAAGAATATAA
- the grpE gene encoding nucleotide exchange factor GrpE, with protein MAEENNQNINKEEEILDSQMTEVTPDIEDANLEDVEEAPVVEEDETTKLEKEIEALEEKNLRLQAEIANMQRRNNLDRQDAAKYRSQKLASQLLDVVDNLERALSTESQSEDALAIKKGVEMVYNQLLNAFNSEEIKILDPLNEPFNPTYHQAVSTMPAEEGQESDIVVKVLQKGYSIHDRVLRPAMVIVSA; from the coding sequence TTGGCTGAAGAAAACAATCAAAATATAAATAAAGAAGAAGAAATCCTTGATTCTCAAATGACTGAGGTAACCCCCGATATCGAAGATGCAAATCTTGAAGATGTTGAGGAAGCCCCGGTTGTAGAAGAGGATGAAACAACTAAATTAGAAAAAGAAATCGAAGCACTTGAAGAAAAAAATCTACGTTTGCAGGCTGAAATTGCTAATATGCAACGTAGAAATAACTTAGATCGTCAGGATGCCGCTAAATATCGCTCACAAAAATTAGCATCTCAGCTATTAGATGTAGTGGATAATTTAGAACGTGCGTTAAGCACAGAATCACAAAGTGAAGATGCATTAGCTATCAAAAAAGGGGTAGAAATGGTTTATAACCAACTACTAAATGCTTTTAATAGCGAAGAAATTAAAATACTAGACCCATTGAATGAACCGTTTAATCCAACTTATCATCAAGCAGTTAGCACTATGCCAGCTGAAGAAGGACAAGAAAGCGATATTGTTGTTAAAGTGTTACAAAAAGGGTATAGTATACACGATCGTGTGTTAAGACCAGCAATGGTTATCGTAAGTGCATAA
- the dnaK gene encoding molecular chaperone DnaK produces the protein MAKIIGIDLGTTNSAVAVLEGNEAKIIPNPEGNRTTPSVVAFKNDEIQVGEVAKRQAVTNPNTVSSIKRHMGEAGYKVTLADKSYTPQEISAMILQYLKSYAEDYLGEKVEKAVITVPAYFNDAQRQATKDAGKIAGLEVERIVNEPTAAALAYGLDKTDKNENILVFDLGGGTFDVSILELGDGVFDVLSTAGENNLGGDDFDNKIIDYLVAEFKKENGIDLSKDKMALQRLKDAAEKAKKDLSGVTTTQISLPFITASDAGPLHLETTLSRTKFDELTVDLVDKTKGPVRQALKDAGLSKGEIDEVILVGGSTRIPAVVEAVRKETGKEPNKSVNPDEVVAMGAAIQAGVISGDVKDIVLLDVTPLSLGIETMGGVFTKLIDRNTTIPTSKSQVFSTAADNQPAVDVHVLQGERQMAADNKTLGRFQLNDIPAAPRGVPQIEVTFDIDKNGIVNVSAKDLGTQKEQTITIKSSSGLTEEEIERMVQDAEANAEADKVRREEADLRNEVDQLIFTTNKTLTELKDKVSEEEIKEAETARDELQAAIDANDLEQMKEKRDSLNEIVQNLSVKLYEQAAQQAQAEADANSSTNTDEDGVVDADFEEVDE, from the coding sequence ATGGCAAAAATTATAGGTATTGACTTAGGTACAACAAACTCAGCTGTTGCAGTATTAGAAGGAAACGAAGCAAAAATTATTCCCAATCCAGAAGGAAACCGTACAACCCCTTCAGTCGTTGCTTTTAAAAATGACGAAATCCAAGTAGGTGAAGTTGCTAAGCGTCAAGCAGTAACAAATCCTAACACTGTTAGTTCCATCAAACGTCACATGGGTGAAGCAGGTTATAAAGTAACTTTAGCAGATAAAAGCTATACTCCACAAGAAATTTCCGCAATGATTTTACAATATTTAAAATCTTATGCAGAAGATTACTTAGGTGAAAAAGTTGAAAAAGCTGTTATTACAGTTCCAGCATACTTTAATGACGCTCAACGTCAAGCAACAAAAGATGCAGGTAAAATCGCAGGCTTAGAAGTAGAACGTATTGTTAACGAACCAACCGCAGCCGCTTTAGCATATGGTTTAGATAAAACCGATAAAAATGAAAACATCTTAGTCTTTGACTTAGGTGGGGGAACGTTTGACGTTTCTATTCTTGAATTAGGTGATGGTGTATTTGATGTACTATCAACCGCAGGTGAAAACAATTTAGGTGGGGATGATTTTGACAATAAAATCATTGACTATCTAGTCGCTGAATTCAAAAAAGAAAATGGTATTGATTTAAGTAAAGATAAAATGGCTTTACAACGTTTGAAAGACGCAGCTGAAAAAGCTAAAAAAGACTTATCAGGCGTAACAACCACACAAATTAGCTTACCATTTATTACGGCATCTGATGCAGGTCCATTGCACTTAGAAACAACTTTAAGCCGTACTAAATTCGATGAATTAACCGTGGATTTAGTTGACAAAACTAAAGGCCCCGTTCGTCAAGCCTTAAAAGATGCAGGTTTATCTAAAGGTGAAATTGATGAAGTTATCTTAGTCGGTGGTTCAACACGTATTCCTGCAGTTGTTGAAGCTGTTCGTAAAGAAACAGGTAAAGAACCGAACAAATCAGTTAACCCTGATGAAGTAGTGGCAATGGGTGCTGCTATCCAAGCGGGCGTTATCTCTGGTGATGTAAAAGATATTGTTTTATTAGACGTAACACCATTATCATTAGGTATTGAAACAATGGGTGGGGTATTTACGAAATTAATCGATCGTAATACAACGATTCCTACCTCAAAATCACAAGTGTTCTCTACGGCTGCCGATAATCAACCAGCTGTTGATGTCCATGTATTACAAGGTGAACGTCAAATGGCTGCCGATAACAAAACGTTAGGTCGTTTCCAATTAAACGATATTCCAGCAGCACCTCGTGGTGTTCCTCAAATTGAAGTAACCTTTGATATTGATAAAAACGGTATTGTTAACGTTAGCGCCAAAGACTTAGGTACTCAAAAAGAACAAACTATTACCATTAAATCTTCTTCAGGTTTAACAGAAGAAGAAATTGAACGTATGGTTCAAGATGCTGAAGCAAATGCTGAAGCCGATAAAGTACGTCGTGAAGAAGCCGATTTACGTAATGAAGTTGACCAATTAATCTTTACGACAAATAAAACGTTAACTGAATTAAAAGACAAAGTTTCTGAAGAAGAAATTAAAGAAGCTGAAACAGCTAGAGATGAATTGCAAGCAGCTATCGATGCTAATGATTTAGAACAAATGAAAGAAAAACGCGATAGCCTTAATGAAATCGTACAAAACTTATCTGTTAAATTGTATGAACAAGCAGCTCAACAAGCACAAGCTGAAGCAGATGCTAATTCTTCAACTAACACAGATGAAGACGGTGTTGTAGATGCTGACTTCGAAGAAGTAGACGAATAA
- the dnaJ gene encoding molecular chaperone DnaJ, with amino-acid sequence MADKRDYYDVLGVSRDASDDEIKKAYRKLSKKYHPDINKEADADKKFKEVTEAYEVLSDSQKRAAYDQYGHAANDPNFNSGFGGFSGGTGGFSGFDDIFDTFFGGSTGSRTSRNPNAPRQGSDLQYTVTLTFEEAIFGKEETINYQRREECHTCHGSGAKPGTSPETCHKCHGSGVTQVERNTPFGRVMTQATCDVCNGTGTEIKEKCPSCHGSGTETHQHSVKVTVPAGVESDQQMRLSGQGEAGTNGGPYGDLYVVFQVKESDKFERDGTEIYYDLPISFSQAALGDEVKVPTVHGNVKLKIPAGTQTNTTFRLKGKGAPSVRGGYTGDQHVTVNVVTPKKLSDKEKELFAELARLSGSDVKGSDSGFFDRIKDVFDK; translated from the coding sequence ATGGCAGATAAACGTGATTATTATGATGTCTTAGGCGTATCACGTGATGCATCTGATGATGAGATTAAAAAAGCTTATCGTAAATTATCAAAAAAATACCATCCGGATATTAATAAAGAAGCTGATGCAGACAAAAAATTCAAAGAAGTCACTGAAGCTTATGAAGTATTGAGTGATTCGCAAAAGAGAGCGGCATATGACCAATATGGACATGCAGCCAACGATCCAAACTTTAATAGTGGATTTGGTGGGTTCAGTGGTGGAACAGGTGGTTTCTCCGGTTTTGATGATATTTTCGATACATTCTTTGGAGGATCTACGGGCAGTCGAACCAGTCGTAATCCAAACGCTCCCCGACAAGGGAGTGACTTACAATATACGGTCACATTGACATTTGAAGAAGCGATTTTTGGTAAAGAAGAAACGATTAATTATCAACGCCGTGAAGAATGTCATACTTGTCATGGCTCGGGTGCAAAACCAGGGACTAGCCCTGAAACATGTCATAAGTGCCATGGTAGTGGTGTAACTCAAGTAGAACGTAATACGCCATTTGGACGTGTTATGACACAAGCTACGTGTGATGTATGTAATGGGACAGGTACAGAAATCAAAGAAAAATGTCCATCTTGTCATGGTAGTGGAACTGAAACACATCAACATTCAGTTAAAGTAACTGTACCCGCTGGTGTGGAATCAGATCAACAAATGCGATTAAGTGGACAAGGTGAAGCAGGAACGAATGGTGGTCCTTACGGAGATTTATACGTTGTTTTCCAAGTGAAAGAAAGTGATAAATTTGAACGTGATGGGACTGAAATTTATTATGACTTACCTATTTCATTCTCACAAGCCGCTTTGGGTGACGAAGTAAAAGTACCAACGGTTCATGGCAATGTTAAATTGAAAATCCCTGCTGGAACGCAAACAAACACCACCTTTAGACTTAAAGGTAAAGGTGCTCCAAGCGTAAGAGGTGGCTACACCGGTGACCAACATGTAACGGTTAACGTTGTAACACCGAAGAAATTATCGGATAAAGAAAAAGAATTGTTTGCTGAATTAGCAAGATTATCAGGTAGTGATGTAAAAGGTTCCGACTCTGGATTCTTTGATCGAATAAAAGATGTATTTGATAAATAA